In Flavobacterium lacustre, a genomic segment contains:
- a CDS encoding DUF4258 domain-containing protein: MKFIHRFAYYFIGLIMGMFFVAIVFSGKDTRCNYFPNARVLNDLRNKPFNYSDKASQILAESWIDTVDIKNTLKFGDIDFDQSNVEVEKGKLYVIEGKTLKNQEITLKVINYSDKAVLQDIIKK; encoded by the coding sequence ATGAAGTTTATACATCGTTTTGCTTACTATTTTATTGGTTTAATTATGGGAATGTTTTTTGTTGCTATTGTTTTTAGCGGAAAAGACACGCGTTGCAATTATTTCCCAAATGCCAGAGTTTTGAATGATTTAAGAAATAAACCTTTTAACTATTCGGATAAAGCCTCCCAAATATTAGCCGAAAGCTGGATTGACACCGTTGACATAAAAAATACGTTGAAATTTGGAGATATTGATTTTGACCAAAGTAATGTTGAAGTCGAAAAAGGAAAATTGTACGTTATAGAAGGAAAAACGTTGAAAAACCAAGAAATTACACTTAAAGTAATCAACTATTCAGACAAAGCGGTTTTGCAGGATATTATTAAAAAATAA
- a CDS encoding helix-turn-helix domain-containing protein → MLFTLIYLTTAIFGYITIYLIGFKFKSNQHANVYLIIFFFLSSTRFFFSGMVNVPFFANKLYFINVLFTVTSWPCLYLYFTHLIHNKTEIKAKEGLHFIIPLLILSLAVFKFLWSESTVSKLKVISLVINLTMNSIYYLASFKILTKSIWNRNSEITLINKQNKAITKWTTFLFVVLSLIFLIYLIRFFVSEKTFWNLDQSSYLWVGALIWIFIYLKTLSDPQFLYGYDVLQSKIKEYKKNSIAFDNVWKMDYNVNLVNVQDTVLKEKIQCNIENYIIEIEHLALHSNLFFKETFSAEDLANKLGIPKSHLLYVFKYHSNVSFSDFKKIIRIQKAIGFMEEDYLKSNTMESLATDVGFSSYSPFFKSFKSITGLSPQEYCTKMD, encoded by the coding sequence ATGCTCTTTACTTTAATCTATTTAACCACTGCTATTTTTGGTTATATCACTATTTATTTGATTGGATTTAAATTTAAATCCAATCAACATGCTAATGTGTATTTAATTATTTTTTTCTTTTTAAGCTCCACCAGATTCTTCTTCAGCGGAATGGTGAATGTTCCTTTTTTTGCCAATAAATTGTATTTTATCAATGTCTTATTTACTGTTACCTCTTGGCCTTGTCTGTATTTGTATTTTACCCATTTAATTCATAACAAAACTGAAATCAAAGCAAAAGAAGGTTTGCATTTCATTATACCATTGCTGATTCTATCCTTGGCTGTTTTCAAATTTTTATGGTCTGAATCCACAGTCAGTAAACTAAAAGTGATTTCGCTTGTTATCAATTTAACTATGAATTCTATCTATTATTTAGCGTCTTTTAAAATCCTTACAAAAAGCATCTGGAACAGGAATAGCGAAATTACATTAATTAACAAACAGAATAAAGCCATAACAAAGTGGACCACCTTTTTATTTGTGGTTCTTTCTCTTATATTCTTGATCTATTTAATCCGTTTTTTTGTTTCTGAAAAAACGTTTTGGAATTTGGATCAAAGCAGTTATTTATGGGTTGGAGCCTTAATATGGATTTTTATCTATTTAAAAACATTATCTGATCCACAATTTTTGTATGGCTATGATGTACTTCAAAGTAAAATTAAAGAGTATAAAAAAAATTCCATAGCATTTGATAACGTATGGAAAATGGACTATAATGTAAACCTTGTAAATGTCCAAGATACTGTATTGAAAGAAAAAATACAATGTAACATAGAAAATTATATTATTGAAATTGAGCATTTGGCGTTGCATTCCAATTTGTTTTTTAAAGAAACTTTTTCGGCAGAAGATTTAGCCAATAAACTGGGTATCCCAAAGAGTCATTTACTGTATGTCTTTAAATATCATTCCAATGTCAGTTTTAGTGATTTTAAAAAAATAATCCGAATTCAAAAAGCTATTGGTTTTATGGAAGAAGATTATCTTAAAAGCAACACGATGGAATCTCTCGCAACGGATGTTGGTTTTTCTTCTTATAGCCCTTTCTTCAAGAGTTTTAAATCCATTACAGGATTGTCTCCTCAGGAGTATTGTACTAAAATGGACTAA
- a CDS encoding alanine dehydrogenase — protein MSILISPFTKQQLLPQEEKLEITRKKSELFIGIPKENSYQERRICLTPDAVNSLTYHGHRVMIESGAGESSSYSDKEYSDAGAEVTKDTKKVFGCPMILKVEPPSLAEIEMINPKTILISAIQIKTRKKIYFEALAKKKITALAFEYIKDEDGTYPAVKSLSEIAGTASILIAAELMITNEFGKGLLFGNITGVPPTDVVILGAGTVGEFAAKTAIGLGANVKVFDNSITKLRRLQNNLNQRIFTSTIQPKSLLKALRRCDVAIGAMRGLERCPVVVTETMVEHMKKGAVIVDVSIDTGGCFETSEVTSHEKPTFIKSNVLHYCVPNIPSRYSKTASLSISNIITPYLMQIAEDGGIESAIRCDKGLKNGVYMYHGILTNKAIGEWFGLPDSDINLIVF, from the coding sequence ATGTCAATCCTTATATCTCCATTCACAAAACAACAGCTTTTGCCTCAAGAGGAAAAACTGGAAATAACCAGAAAAAAAAGCGAACTTTTTATTGGTATCCCAAAAGAAAACAGTTATCAGGAACGTCGCATTTGTCTCACTCCGGATGCAGTAAACTCATTGACTTATCACGGACATCGTGTTATGATTGAATCAGGTGCAGGAGAAAGTTCCAGCTATTCAGATAAAGAATATAGTGATGCGGGTGCCGAAGTGACTAAGGATACCAAAAAGGTATTTGGTTGTCCAATGATATTAAAAGTGGAACCTCCAAGTCTTGCCGAAATTGAAATGATAAATCCAAAGACGATTTTGATTTCAGCCATTCAAATAAAAACCAGAAAAAAAATATATTTCGAAGCTTTGGCTAAGAAAAAAATCACGGCTCTTGCCTTTGAATACATAAAAGACGAAGACGGAACTTATCCGGCCGTGAAGTCTTTGAGCGAAATTGCAGGAACCGCCTCAATCCTTATTGCTGCTGAATTGATGATTACCAATGAGTTTGGAAAAGGATTATTATTTGGAAATATTACAGGCGTCCCTCCTACCGATGTTGTAATTTTGGGCGCAGGAACTGTTGGTGAATTTGCTGCAAAAACCGCCATTGGTTTAGGTGCCAATGTAAAAGTTTTTGATAATTCGATTACTAAATTACGTCGTTTACAAAACAATTTGAATCAACGTATTTTTACCTCTACTATTCAGCCTAAATCATTATTGAAAGCATTGAGACGTTGTGATGTCGCTATTGGTGCTATGCGAGGACTGGAACGTTGTCCAGTTGTAGTTACTGAAACTATGGTGGAACACATGAAAAAAGGTGCTGTAATTGTGGATGTGAGCATTGATACCGGAGGTTGTTTTGAAACTTCAGAAGTGACTTCACACGAGAAACCAACGTTTATCAAAAGTAATGTATTGCATTATTGTGTGCCTAATATTCCATCGCGATATTCAAAAACAGCATCCCTTTCGATAAGTAATATTATCACACCGTATTTGATGCAAATTGCTGAAGATGGTGGAATTGAAAGTGCTATTCGCTGTGATAAAGGCTTGAAAAATGGCGTGTATATGTACCACGGAATCCTAACAAATAAAGCCATTGGCGAATGGTTTGGATTGCCAGACAGCGACATTAATTTAATTGTTTTTTAA
- a CDS encoding HU family DNA-binding protein, giving the protein MAITITPIGKTNPTNPNAPMLYYPKSTKTGEIDLEELSEQIAYSSSLTQADCYAVIISLVTTVSKELEAGKIVRLGHLGAFQISVKGTASTTPEAVSPKNVRSASVIFRSGKKFKVMLNNLKFVRK; this is encoded by the coding sequence ATGGCTATTACTATAACACCTATTGGAAAGACGAACCCCACAAATCCAAATGCTCCGATGCTGTATTACCCCAAATCAACCAAAACAGGTGAAATAGATTTAGAAGAACTTTCGGAACAAATCGCCTATAGTTCCTCTTTAACTCAAGCCGATTGTTATGCGGTAATTATTAGTTTAGTAACTACTGTTTCCAAAGAATTAGAGGCTGGTAAAATTGTCAGACTGGGGCATTTAGGTGCTTTCCAAATTAGCGTGAAAGGAACCGCAAGCACTACTCCAGAGGCAGTATCACCAAAAAACGTTCGATCTGCCTCGGTAATTTTTAGATCCGGAAAGAAGTTTAAAGTAATGCTCAATAATTTGAAATTTGTAAGAAAGTAA